From a single Apium graveolens cultivar Ventura chromosome 2, ASM990537v1, whole genome shotgun sequence genomic region:
- the LOC141704457 gene encoding uncharacterized protein LOC141704457, producing the protein MKVARVQTLKSEFKIVSMKESEQVDDFYMRINGLVTNIRTLGEEINESYVVKKFLRSVPPKFLQITSTMEQFGNLDTMTMEEVVGSLKAHEERLRGKSDNSESQLLLATEEWERGEGGEDKLLLTKEE; encoded by the coding sequence ATGAAGGTTGCACGTGTACAAACTCTGAAATCAGAGTTTAAAATAGTATCAATGAAGGAAAGCGAACAAGTGGACGATTTCTACATGAGAATCAATGGTTTAGTCACAAACATTCGAACACTTGGTGAAGAGATAAATGAGTCGTATGTTGTCAAGAAATTCTTGAGGTCTGTTCCTCCAAAGTTTCTGCAAATTACGTCCACAATGGAGCAATTTGGAAATCTCGACACCATGACTATGGAAGAAGTTGTGGGCTCTCTCAAGGCACACGAAGAACGTCTAAGGGGTAAAAGTGACAACAGTGAGAGTCAGCTACTGTTGGCAACAGAGGAATGGGAGAGAGGCGAAGGAGGTGAAGACAAGCTTCTGTTAACCAAGGAAGAGTAG